Proteins encoded together in one candidate division WWE3 bacterium window:
- a CDS encoding Fic family protein, translated as MYEPKYIISPKLLNVIGKIEAAKEVIENAPLVPQWERQFMNDAEARTVHFSTHIEGNALEFSEVKKVLTGRGEEVVARERDLQEILNYREVVKYIEKMSTPTQPIVPIIPMVPTNPTITESTIRELHRLITNRILSPEKQGKYRTQIASIRNSITGEVSFVAPEAPQINILMTDLTTWLTTEAKDVHPVLKAGMVHYELVRIHPFEDGNGRTARALATLSLYLDGYNIRRFFSLDEHYDQDAAAYYSALQAANKGELTTWLEYFSEGLAIELNRVKERVLKLSHDSKLRKTVGQIALSERQERVIEQLQDVGYVQNKDFKNIFPGISEDTVLRELKDLVIKGLIFKKGSTKGARYVLR; from the coding sequence ATGTACGAGCCTAAATATATTATCTCACCAAAGCTTTTAAACGTCATTGGCAAAATCGAAGCGGCTAAAGAAGTTATTGAAAACGCTCCGTTAGTGCCCCAGTGGGAACGCCAGTTCATGAATGATGCTGAGGCTCGGACCGTCCATTTTTCGACGCATATTGAGGGCAATGCCTTAGAGTTTAGTGAAGTTAAGAAAGTGTTAACCGGCCGCGGTGAAGAAGTGGTGGCCAGAGAGCGTGACCTCCAGGAGATTCTTAACTACCGCGAAGTAGTTAAATACATCGAAAAAATGTCAACACCTACCCAACCTATCGTACCTATAATACCTATGGTACCTACCAACCCAACTATAACTGAAAGCACTATCCGCGAGCTACACCGTTTAATTACGAACCGCATTCTTTCTCCAGAGAAACAAGGAAAATATCGCACCCAGATTGCCAGTATTCGCAATTCAATTACCGGCGAAGTCAGCTTTGTGGCCCCGGAAGCACCACAGATAAATATTTTAATGACCGACCTTACCACTTGGCTGACGACCGAAGCCAAGGACGTCCATCCCGTACTAAAAGCCGGCATGGTGCACTACGAACTGGTGCGGATTCATCCGTTTGAAGATGGGAATGGCCGCACAGCTCGGGCTCTGGCGACCTTGTCACTTTATCTGGATGGCTATAATATCCGCCGGTTTTTTAGTTTAGATGAGCATTACGACCAAGACGCCGCCGCTTATTATTCAGCTTTACAAGCGGCCAACAAAGGGGAACTCACAACCTGGCTGGAATATTTTAGTGAAGGACTGGCGATAGAACTTAACCGCGTTAAAGAGCGCGTCTTAAAACTTAGTCATGATAGTAAGCTGCGGAAGACGGTTGGCCAAATTGCTTTGTCGGAGCGCCAAGAACGGGTCATTGAGCAATTGCAAGACGTCGGCTACGTCCAAAATAAAGATTTTAAGAATATCTTCCCCGGCATCAGTGAGGACACGGTCTTAAGAGAGTTAAAAGACCTCGTTATTAAAGGCCTGATCTTTAAAAAAGGTAGTACCAAAGGGGCAAGATATGTACTTCGGTAG
- the mnmA gene encoding tRNA 2-thiouridine(34) synthase MnmA, whose protein sequence is MPPSIDWIEGLINQAPTYGLVWFIALKCPLMSLEKRQKVVVALSGGVDSGVAALLLKDQGYEVHGVHLKLSDQNYNKCCDLSSFKKVVALCRHLDIPLTVLDYSADFKELVFNRFIADYEAGLTPNPCIRCNEYLKIGRLLEWSKEQGFDYLATGHYAKIQNVGVDRIEVDHIGSTLQSDRGESIPRLFMATDKKKDQSYFLWTLKQDQISSLIFPLGEMNKPEVRKVASASSLPMKDAAESYDVCFIPDDDTKSFLQKHLSGAKLQPGEVVNTTGAVIGSHIGLPLYTIGQRHGFITNNKTANSQQQYVISKNVAANRLVVGSREDASISILSVQDFNFLKDPLEIKDLKVRIRHLGEFVKVGEIRKIGGIIEVTLETPFFGVAAGQSAVFYFREELIGGGVITFK, encoded by the coding sequence ATGCCGCCCTCGATCGATTGGATTGAGGGCTTGATAAATCAAGCCCCTACGTATGGTCTTGTTTGGTTTATTGCTTTAAAATGTCCACTTATGAGTTTAGAAAAGCGTCAAAAAGTTGTCGTTGCTCTGTCCGGTGGTGTTGACAGTGGGGTGGCTGCCTTACTATTAAAGGATCAAGGGTACGAGGTGCATGGCGTTCACCTTAAACTATCGGACCAAAACTACAATAAATGCTGTGATTTATCCTCATTTAAGAAGGTGGTAGCGCTTTGCCGGCATCTAGATATCCCCCTAACCGTGCTGGATTACTCGGCTGATTTTAAGGAATTAGTGTTTAACCGTTTTATTGCGGATTACGAGGCTGGTTTAACGCCTAATCCTTGTATTAGGTGTAACGAGTACCTTAAAATTGGGCGGCTTTTAGAGTGGTCAAAAGAGCAGGGGTTTGATTATTTGGCTACAGGGCACTATGCCAAAATACAGAATGTGGGGGTCGATCGGATTGAGGTTGACCACATAGGGTCAACCCTACAATCGGATCGTGGGGAATCAATTCCCCGTTTGTTTATGGCAACCGATAAGAAGAAAGATCAAAGCTACTTTTTATGGACTTTAAAACAGGATCAGATATCGTCACTAATATTCCCTTTAGGAGAAATGAACAAACCAGAGGTACGTAAGGTGGCATCTGCATCGTCATTGCCAATGAAAGACGCTGCGGAAAGTTACGACGTGTGCTTTATTCCCGATGACGATACTAAAAGCTTTCTACAGAAGCATTTATCGGGCGCTAAGTTACAACCAGGAGAGGTAGTAAATACTACTGGAGCAGTAATAGGCAGTCACATTGGGTTACCTTTGTACACAATCGGGCAGCGCCATGGCTTTATAACAAATAACAAGACAGCGAATAGCCAACAACAGTATGTTATTAGCAAGAATGTGGCCGCTAATAGACTTGTAGTTGGTAGTCGAGAAGATGCTTCTATATCTATTTTATCGGTCCAGGATTTTAATTTCTTAAAAGATCCTTTAGAAATTAAAGATCTAAAAGTGAGGATCCGTCATTTAGGGGAGTTTGTTAAGGTTGGGGAGATTCGGAAAATTGGGGGGATTATTGAAGTTACTTTAGAAACGCCTTTTTTTGGCGTAGCGGCGGGGCAAAGTGCTGTTTTTTATTTTCGCGAAGAATTAATTGGCGGGGGAGTTATTACTTTTAAATAA